The Streptomyces uncialis genomic interval TCCGTGGGCCGGGGCCGGGTCTCCGGCAGCGCGGCGAAGCAGCACAGGCTCAGCACGGCGACCCCGGTCAGCCACCCGGCGACACCCCAGGGCGGTCGGCCGCCGCCGGACAGCGCGGTCGCCACGATCGGGGTGACCGCGCCGCCCAGCACCCCGGCTAGGTTGTAGCCGACGGCGGCGCCCGTGCACCGCACCCGGGGTTCGTACAGCTCCGGGAGATACGCGGCGATCACCGCGAACATCGTGACGAACGCGATCAGCGCCACCATGAACCCCAGGGACATCAGCACGGGTTCCCCCGTGCTCAGCAGCGCGACCAGCGGGAACATCCACACCACGGCGAGCGCGCTGCCCGCCAGGCACAGCGGACGCCGTCCGAACCGGTCGCTCAGCAGCGCGGCCACCGGCGTCAGCAGCCCCTTCACCGCCACCGGGACCATCACACAGAGCAGCATCAGCGTGGGACTCACCCCGATCACCTCGGTCCCGTACGCGAGCGCCCAGGTCGACACCGAGTAGAACACCGCGTATCCGCTGGACAGGGCGCCGGCGGTCAGCAGCACCAGCCGCCAGTGGCCGCGCAGCACCTCGGCGACGGGCGCGGCGGCCCGTTCCCCGCTCTCGCTGAGGGCCTTGAACTGGGGGGTCTCCGCGAGGGAGGAGCGCAGCAGCAGACCGCCCGCGGCGAGGATTCCGGCCGCCCAGAACGGCACCCGCCAGCCCCAGGAGTTGAACTGCGCGTCGGTGAGGGTGGCCGTCAGCAGCAGCATCATGCCGTTCGCCAGCAGGAACCCCAGCGGGGGACCCATCTGCGGGAAGCTGCCCCACAGCCCGCGCCGACCGGCGGGGGCGTGCTCGGCGGTCAGCAGCACCGCGCCGCCCCACTCACCGCCCAGTCCGATGCCCTGGACGAACCGCAGCACCAGCAGCAGCAGGGGCGCCGCCATCCCGATCGACGCGTAGGTCGGCACGCATCCCACGGCGACCGTCGCGACCCCGGTCAGCAGCAGCGACGCGAACAGCACGGGCCGCCGCCCGTACCGGTCCCCGACATGGCCGAACAGCACCGATCCGAGGGGCCGGGCCACGAAACCCACGCCGAACGTGGCGAACGCGGCGATGGTCCCGGCCAGCGGGGAGAACGACGGGAAGAACAGCGGCCCCAGCACCAGCGCGGCGGCCGTGCCGTAGATGAAGAAGTCGTAGAACTCGACGGCGGTCCCGGCGAGCGAGGCCGTCGCGAGCCGCAGCATGGACGGCGTCCCGCTCCGGGAGGACGGCGGCGACGGAGCGTGACTGGTAGACATACCGCACCAACGCCCCGCACCCGGAGCCGGTTACGCCGACGGCCGCGACATCGGCAGGAACATAGGCCAGGGCACGGGCGCGGGCGTCGGTACGGGTCCGGGCACCGGCACCAGCACCAGCACCGGTACGGCCGGCGTGACTTCGCGGCGGACGGAGCGCGCGCGGAGCGCGGACGGGTGCCCCGGCGTACCGTGCGCACCCCCTCAGCGCGACCACCGGGTGTGCGGGTCACTTCGCGGCGTGCCCGGTCGGGCGCGGTTCCAGCCCGCGCGTGCGCATGGTTCACGCGCTCCCGCCCGGCGCCGGGACCCCGCGCGGCGACCGCTGCGCCTAGCCTTCCGAGGACATTAGCAGGGGCGGCCGTCGTGAATTCCCACTGCGTCGCCCCCGCCCGTCCGTGTCTCGAACCGGAGACCGTTCCCGGAGGTTGTCCATGCTGGAGAGCATCGTTGTCGTCGGTGGCGGAACATCGGGCTGGATGACGGCCTCCTATCTGAGCGCCGCGTTCGGCGAGCGGATATCCGTCACGGTGGTGGAATCCGCCCGGGTCGGGACCATCGGCGTCGGTGAGGCGACCTTCAGCACCGTGCGGCATTTCTTCGAATACCTCGGGCTTTCCGAGGAGACATGGATGCCCGCGTGCAATGCCACCTACAAACTCGGTATCCGCTTCGAGAACTGGCGGGCACCGGGCCACCACTTCTACCATCCCTTCGAACGGCAGCGGGTGGTGGACGGGTTCACCCTCCCCGACTGGTGGCTGGCCGACGGCGGCGCCACCGAACGGTTCGACAAGGAGTGCTTCCTCGTCGGCACCCTGTGCGACACGATGCGCTCGCCCCGCCACATGGACGGCGCGCTGTTCGAGGGGGACCTCACCGACCGCCCCGCGGGCCGCAGCACACTCGCCGAACAGGGCACCCAGTTCCCGTACGCGTACCACTTCGACGCCGCGCTGCTCGCCGACTTCCTGCGGGACTACGCCGTCGCGCGCGGGGTGCGGCACGTGGTGGACGACGTGGTCCACGTCGCCCGGGACGAGCGCGGCTGGATCAGCCATGTCGCCACCCGGAGCAGCGGTGACCTGGCCGGGGACCTCTTCGTCGACTGCACCGGCTTCCGCGGGCTGCTCATCAACGACGCCCTGGACGAGCCGTTCGAGTCGTACCAGGACACCCTCCCCAACGACAGCGCCGTCGCGCTGCGGGTACCCGTCGACATGGAACGCGAGGGGCTGCGCCCCTGCACCACCTCCACCGCGCAGGCCGCGGGCTGGATCTGGACCATCCCGCTGTTCGGCAGGGTCGGCACGGGCTACGTCTACGCCCGCGACTACTGCACCCCCGAGGAGGCCGAGCGCACCCTGCGCCGGTTCGTCGGCCCCGCCGCCGACGATCTGGAGGCCAACCACATCCGGATGCGGATCGGCCGCAGCCGGCGCTCCTGGGTGAACAACTGCGTCGCCGTCGGACTGTCCTCCGGATTCGTCGAACCACTGGAATCCACCGGGATCTTCTTCATCCAGCACGCCATCGAGCAACTGGTGAAGCATTTCCCCGACGCGGACTGGGACCCCGCCCTGCGCAGCGCGTACAACACGCTCGTCAACCGCTGCATGGACGGCGTCCGGGAATTCCTCGTCCTGCACTACTACGGTGCCGCCCGCGCCGACAACGAGTACTGGCGGGACACCAAGACCCGGAAGATCCCGGACTCCCTCGCCGAACGCGTCGAACAGTGGCGGACGAAACTCCCGCACCCGGAATCCGTGTATCCGCACTATCACGGCTTCGAGGCCTATTCCTATGTGTGCATGGTGCTCGGGCTCGGCGGAATCCCGCTGAAACCCTCACCCGCGCTGCGCATGCTCGACCCGTCCGCCGCGCAGCGGGAGTTCCGGCTGCTGGCCACCCAGGCCGAGG includes:
- a CDS encoding MFS transporter: MLRLATASLAGTAVEFYDFFIYGTAAALVLGPLFFPSFSPLAGTIAAFATFGVGFVARPLGSVLFGHVGDRYGRRPVLFASLLLTGVATVAVGCVPTYASIGMAAPLLLLVLRFVQGIGLGGEWGGAVLLTAEHAPAGRRGLWGSFPQMGPPLGFLLANGMMLLLTATLTDAQFNSWGWRVPFWAAGILAAGGLLLRSSLAETPQFKALSESGERAAAPVAEVLRGHWRLVLLTAGALSSGYAVFYSVSTWALAYGTEVIGVSPTLMLLCVMVPVAVKGLLTPVAALLSDRFGRRPLCLAGSALAVVWMFPLVALLSTGEPVLMSLGFMVALIAFVTMFAVIAAYLPELYEPRVRCTGAAVGYNLAGVLGGAVTPIVATALSGGGRPPWGVAGWLTGVAVLSLCCFAALPETRPRPTEAKDAGRPGEEEQPARV
- a CDS encoding tryptophan halogenase family protein — encoded protein: MLESIVVVGGGTSGWMTASYLSAAFGERISVTVVESARVGTIGVGEATFSTVRHFFEYLGLSEETWMPACNATYKLGIRFENWRAPGHHFYHPFERQRVVDGFTLPDWWLADGGATERFDKECFLVGTLCDTMRSPRHMDGALFEGDLTDRPAGRSTLAEQGTQFPYAYHFDAALLADFLRDYAVARGVRHVVDDVVHVARDERGWISHVATRSSGDLAGDLFVDCTGFRGLLINDALDEPFESYQDTLPNDSAVALRVPVDMEREGLRPCTTSTAQAAGWIWTIPLFGRVGTGYVYARDYCTPEEAERTLRRFVGPAADDLEANHIRMRIGRSRRSWVNNCVAVGLSSGFVEPLESTGIFFIQHAIEQLVKHFPDADWDPALRSAYNTLVNRCMDGVREFLVLHYYGAARADNEYWRDTKTRKIPDSLAERVEQWRTKLPHPESVYPHYHGFEAYSYVCMVLGLGGIPLKPSPALRMLDPSAAQREFRLLATQAEDLRRTLPSQYAYFAQFR